The Streptomyces kanamyceticus genome window below encodes:
- a CDS encoding ATP-binding protein, which translates to MRDPLTILTDAFTSFLFGKIETTRLPVRTSTGQAQAVYLPTAAPGLGDSGVIIGREVYSGKGYIYDPFMLYGQQLPAPHWLVLGESGNGKSALEKTYVLRQLRFKDRQVVVLDAQGEDGVGEWNLIAQELGITPIRLDPTAALDMGIRLNPLDPAITTTGQLALLRTIIEVAMGHGLDERSGFALKVAHAYVNETIVERQPVLTDIVEQLRHPEPESAEAMNVAIDDVRAWGLDVALVLDRLVDGDLRGMFDGPTTVGIDLDAPLIVFDLSHIDRNSIAMPILMAIVGVWLEHTWIRPDRKKRIFLVEEAWHIINSPFVAQLFQRLLKFGRRLGLSFVAVVHHLSDVVDGAAAKEAAAILKMASTRTIYAQKADEARATGRVLGLPRWAVEIIPTLTPGIAVWDVNGNVQVVKHLITETERPLVFTDRAMTESSADLPEEAPTDEAMRAAELEAEARAAYMEQHAG; encoded by the coding sequence ATGCGGGATCCGCTGACCATCCTCACGGACGCCTTCACGTCCTTCCTGTTCGGCAAGATCGAGACGACCAGGCTGCCGGTGCGCACGTCGACGGGGCAGGCCCAGGCGGTCTACCTGCCGACGGCCGCGCCGGGCCTCGGCGACTCCGGCGTGATCATCGGGCGCGAGGTCTACTCCGGCAAGGGCTACATCTACGACCCCTTCATGCTGTACGGACAGCAGCTCCCCGCCCCGCACTGGCTGGTGCTCGGCGAGTCCGGCAACGGCAAGTCGGCCCTTGAGAAGACGTACGTCCTGCGGCAGTTGAGGTTCAAGGACCGCCAGGTCGTGGTCCTGGACGCGCAAGGCGAGGACGGTGTGGGCGAATGGAACCTCATCGCCCAGGAGCTGGGGATAACTCCCATCCGGCTCGACCCGACGGCGGCCCTGGACATGGGGATCCGGCTGAACCCCCTTGACCCGGCGATCACGACGACCGGCCAGCTCGCGCTGCTCCGGACCATCATCGAGGTCGCGATGGGGCACGGTCTCGACGAGCGATCGGGCTTCGCCCTGAAGGTCGCGCACGCGTACGTCAACGAGACCATCGTGGAGCGCCAGCCGGTCCTCACCGACATCGTCGAGCAGCTGCGGCACCCCGAGCCCGAGTCGGCCGAGGCGATGAACGTGGCCATAGACGACGTGCGGGCCTGGGGCCTGGACGTGGCGCTGGTCCTCGACCGCCTTGTCGACGGTGACCTGAGGGGCATGTTCGACGGCCCGACGACGGTCGGCATCGACCTCGACGCCCCGCTGATCGTCTTCGACCTCTCGCACATCGACCGGAACTCCATCGCGATGCCGATCCTGATGGCGATCGTCGGCGTGTGGCTGGAGCACACCTGGATCAGGCCCGACCGCAAGAAGCGCATCTTCCTGGTGGAGGAGGCGTGGCACATCATCAACTCCCCCTTCGTCGCGCAGCTCTTCCAGCGCCTGCTGAAGTTCGGCCGACGGCTCGGCCTGTCCTTCGTGGCGGTGGTGCACCACCTGAGCGACGTGGTGGACGGCGCGGCCGCCAAGGAGGCGGCGGCGATCCTGAAGATGGCGTCCACGCGGACGATCTACGCCCAGAAGGCGGACGAGGCGAGGGCGACGGGCCGGGTGCTCGGCCTGCCCAGGTGGGCCGTGGAGATCATCCCCACCCTCACCCCCGGCATCGCGGTCTGGGACGTGAACGGCAACGTCCAAGTGGTCAAGCACCTCATCACCGAGACGGAACGGCCGCTGGTCTTCACCGACCGCGCCATGACCGAATCGTCGGCCGACCTCCCCGAAGAGGCGCCGACCGACGAGGCGATGCGGGCGGCCGAGCTCGAGGCGGAGGCGCGAGCGGCATACATGGAGCAGCATGCGGGATGA
- a CDS encoding SCO6880 family protein, producing MTTQSHVSQPVAPRRTYLIGRARPNAIVGKNRETGEIALIIAGAFLGMMCGLLVPVLSMRIVLLMGFPMLAIAAVYVPYKHRTFYKWFEINRSYKRSLKRGTAYRSGAPEAGVRADGKEVEIGPPPGIGRINWLAAPFGPDEIAVLLHADRRTVTAAIEIEGPGVGLRDSEDQEALVDRFGTLLKHVANGDGFVTRLQMLARTLPADPDAHAKDVTQRGDDRALPWLKGSYDQLQSMVSTSSEQHRAYLVACMHYSRELAGEAQAMARAARPQGGRKLDKDAGLAVVMARELTDICSRLQEADIRVRQPLGQGRLASLVHSMYDPDHPIDHIQAMTKRNAWPAELDAMESTYLQAKTRESSTRAPWCHSTAWVKEWPMTPVGVNFLAPLLVHTPDVIRTVAVTMDLEPTEVAIERMLTEKTNDEAEASRQAKMNRTVDPRDIASHSRLDQRGEDLASGAAGVNLVGYITVSSRSPEALARDKRTIRASAGKSYLKLEWCDREHHRAFVNTLPFATGIRR from the coding sequence TTGACGACCCAGTCCCACGTGTCCCAGCCGGTCGCGCCCCGCCGCACATATCTGATCGGCCGCGCCCGGCCGAACGCGATCGTCGGCAAGAACCGCGAGACCGGGGAAATCGCCCTGATCATCGCGGGGGCGTTCCTCGGCATGATGTGCGGGCTCCTCGTCCCCGTCCTCTCCATGCGCATCGTGCTGCTCATGGGCTTTCCGATGCTCGCCATCGCGGCGGTGTACGTCCCCTACAAGCACCGCACGTTCTACAAGTGGTTCGAGATCAACCGCAGTTACAAGCGGTCCCTCAAGCGCGGCACCGCCTACCGCTCCGGCGCCCCCGAGGCGGGCGTCAGGGCCGACGGCAAGGAGGTCGAGATCGGGCCGCCGCCCGGCATCGGCCGCATCAACTGGCTGGCCGCGCCGTTCGGTCCCGACGAGATCGCCGTGCTCCTGCACGCCGACCGCAGAACCGTCACCGCTGCCATCGAGATCGAGGGCCCCGGCGTCGGCCTGCGCGACAGCGAGGACCAGGAGGCCCTCGTCGACCGCTTCGGGACGCTGCTCAAGCACGTCGCGAACGGCGACGGCTTCGTGACGCGCCTCCAGATGCTCGCCCGTACGCTGCCCGCCGACCCGGACGCGCACGCCAAGGACGTCACCCAGCGCGGCGACGACCGGGCGCTGCCCTGGCTCAAGGGGTCCTACGACCAGCTGCAGTCGATGGTGTCGACCAGCAGCGAGCAGCACCGCGCCTACCTCGTCGCCTGCATGCACTACTCCCGCGAGCTGGCCGGTGAGGCGCAGGCGATGGCCCGCGCGGCGCGCCCGCAGGGCGGCAGGAAGCTCGACAAGGACGCCGGTCTCGCCGTGGTCATGGCGCGCGAGCTGACCGACATCTGCTCGCGCCTCCAGGAGGCCGACATCCGCGTACGGCAGCCGCTCGGCCAGGGCCGCCTCGCCTCCCTCGTCCACTCCATGTACGACCCGGACCACCCCATCGACCACATCCAGGCGATGACGAAACGCAACGCCTGGCCCGCCGAGCTCGACGCCATGGAGTCGACCTACCTCCAGGCGAAGACCCGCGAGTCCTCCACCCGCGCGCCCTGGTGCCACTCCACGGCCTGGGTGAAGGAGTGGCCGATGACGCCGGTCGGCGTGAACTTCCTCGCGCCGCTGCTCGTCCACACCCCGGACGTGATCCGCACGGTCGCCGTGACGATGGACCTCGAACCCACCGAGGTCGCCATCGAGCGGATGCTGACGGAGAAGACGAACGACGAGGCGGAGGCCAGCCGCCAGGCCAAGATGAACCGCACCGTCGACCCCCGCGACATCGCCTCGCACTCCCGCCTGGACCAGCGCGGCGAGGACCTGGCGAGCGGCGCGGCGGGCGTCAACCTGGTCGGCTACATCACGGTGTCGTCCCGTTCCCCGGAGGCACTCGCGCGCGACAAGCGCACCATCCGCGCCTCAGCGGGCAAGTCGTATCTGAAGCTGGAGTGGTGCGACCGCGAGCACCACAGGGCCTTCGTGAATACGCTGCCGTTCGCGACCGGCATCCGACGCTAG